In the Xiamenia xianingshaonis genome, one interval contains:
- the uvrA gene encoding excinuclease ABC subunit UvrA, producing MGTNEIVIKGAREHNLKDIDVAIPRDKLVVITGLSGSGKSSLAFDTMYAEGQRRYVESLSSYARMFLGQMSKPDLDSIDGLSPAVSIDQKTTSKNPRSTVGTTTEIYDYLRLLFARVGVPHCPECGRVIKRQTTDQATDEILALSPGSKAIVMAPVVAGRKGEFTKLFEDLQKEGFVRVRIDGEIVKLTGEQIVLNKKIKHFIDVVVDRVTLKESATSRIAEAVELATKIADGKVLVQLLGDDGKPLSDGATVSSGATGGLAEGEHLFSLALACPVHGHSMDELEPRDFSFNAPYGACPDCLGIGSKEEVDPTLVVPDPSLTLAEGAVKPFKSGNYYPQVLRAVALHMGTDENTPWEDMPKKAQKALLYGLGKQKVRVDYVTIDGRETYWFIEWEGALAAVQRRYQEAQSDSQREKLSSYFSIIPCSTCQGKRLKPEILAVTVGDASIYDVTRMSADESLRFFENLSIAPSHEPIAGPIVKEIKARLKFLVDVGLDYLTLERATATLSGGEAQRIRLATQIGAGLMGVLYILDEPSIGLHQRDNERLIATLEHLRDIGNTVVVVEHDEDTIRAADFVIDMGPGAGEHGGHVVAIGTPEEVANTEGSLTADYLSGRREIAIPKTRRAPGRGSLVLAGATENNLKSVDVSIPFGTLTVVTGVSGSGKSSLVTDTLAPALANRVNHAHRRTGAYRKLSGVDKIDKVINIDQSPIGRTPRSNPATYIGLWDDIRALFASTQESKARGYGPGRFSFNVKGGRCEACKGDGQIKIEMHFLPDIYVPCEECGGSRYNRETLLVTYRGKTIADVLAMTVEEALQFFENIPAIKRKLQTLFDVGLGYIHLGQSATTLSGGEAQRVKLASELQRRQTGKTFYILDEPTTGLHFEDVRQLLEVLQRLVDSGNTVLVIEHNLDVIASADHLVDLGPEGGDKGGTVVAVGTPEEVAKVPESHTGRFLERLFVARGHKS from the coding sequence ATGGGAACGAACGAAATCGTCATCAAAGGCGCCCGCGAGCACAATCTCAAGGACATCGACGTCGCCATACCGCGCGACAAGCTGGTGGTCATCACGGGGCTTTCGGGTTCGGGCAAGTCGAGCCTTGCCTTCGATACCATGTACGCCGAAGGGCAGCGCCGCTACGTTGAAAGCCTTTCCAGCTACGCCCGCATGTTCTTGGGCCAGATGAGCAAGCCCGACCTCGACAGCATCGACGGGCTGTCCCCGGCCGTGTCCATCGACCAGAAGACCACGTCGAAAAACCCGCGCTCAACGGTCGGCACCACCACCGAAATATACGACTACCTGCGCCTGCTGTTCGCCCGCGTGGGCGTTCCGCACTGCCCGGAATGCGGGCGGGTCATCAAAAGGCAGACCACCGACCAGGCCACCGACGAAATACTGGCGCTTTCTCCCGGCTCGAAGGCCATCGTCATGGCTCCGGTCGTGGCCGGGCGGAAAGGCGAGTTCACGAAGCTGTTCGAGGACCTGCAGAAAGAAGGCTTCGTCCGCGTGCGCATCGACGGCGAGATCGTGAAGCTCACCGGCGAGCAGATCGTGCTGAACAAAAAGATCAAGCACTTCATTGACGTGGTCGTCGATCGCGTGACGCTGAAGGAGTCGGCCACGAGCCGCATCGCCGAAGCGGTCGAGCTGGCGACGAAGATCGCCGACGGCAAGGTCTTGGTCCAATTGCTCGGCGACGACGGAAAGCCTCTCAGCGACGGCGCCACCGTGTCGAGCGGTGCGACGGGCGGCCTGGCCGAAGGCGAGCATCTGTTCTCGCTTGCGCTGGCGTGCCCGGTGCACGGACATTCCATGGACGAGCTGGAGCCCCGCGACTTCTCGTTCAACGCGCCCTACGGGGCCTGTCCCGACTGCCTCGGCATCGGCAGCAAGGAAGAGGTCGACCCGACGCTCGTCGTGCCCGATCCCAGCCTGACGCTCGCGGAAGGCGCCGTCAAGCCGTTCAAGTCCGGCAACTACTATCCGCAGGTTCTGCGGGCCGTCGCCCTGCACATGGGCACCGACGAGAACACGCCTTGGGAAGACATGCCGAAAAAGGCGCAGAAAGCGTTGCTCTACGGCTTGGGCAAGCAGAAGGTGCGGGTCGACTACGTCACGATCGACGGACGGGAAACGTATTGGTTCATCGAATGGGAGGGGGCGCTTGCCGCCGTCCAGCGGCGCTACCAGGAGGCGCAAAGCGATTCCCAGCGCGAAAAGCTCTCCAGCTACTTCTCCATCATCCCGTGCTCGACCTGCCAAGGCAAGCGCCTCAAGCCGGAAATCCTCGCGGTCACCGTCGGTGACGCGTCCATCTACGACGTGACGCGCATGAGCGCCGACGAGTCGCTGCGCTTCTTTGAAAACCTTTCCATCGCGCCCTCGCACGAACCCATCGCCGGGCCTATCGTGAAAGAGATCAAGGCGCGTCTCAAGTTCCTCGTCGACGTGGGGCTGGACTACCTCACGCTTGAGCGCGCCACGGCCACGCTGTCGGGCGGCGAGGCCCAGCGCATCCGGCTCGCCACGCAGATCGGCGCAGGCCTCATGGGCGTGCTCTATATTTTGGACGAACCGTCCATCGGGCTGCACCAGCGCGACAACGAGCGGCTCATCGCCACGCTCGAGCATCTGCGCGACATCGGCAACACCGTCGTGGTTGTCGAGCACGACGAAGACACCATCCGCGCGGCCGACTTCGTCATCGACATGGGGCCGGGCGCCGGCGAGCACGGCGGGCACGTCGTGGCCATCGGCACGCCGGAAGAGGTTGCGAACACGGAAGGGTCGCTGACCGCCGACTACCTGTCGGGCCGCCGCGAGATCGCCATTCCGAAGACGCGCCGCGCTCCCGGGCGCGGCTCGCTGGTCCTTGCCGGCGCGACGGAAAACAACCTGAAAAGCGTCGACGTGTCCATTCCCTTCGGCACGCTCACCGTCGTCACCGGCGTGTCCGGCTCGGGCAAAAGCTCGCTTGTCACCGACACGTTGGCGCCGGCGCTTGCGAACCGGGTGAACCACGCCCACCGGCGCACGGGCGCCTACCGCAAGCTTTCCGGCGTCGACAAGATAGACAAGGTCATCAACATCGACCAAAGCCCCATCGGCCGCACGCCGCGCTCGAACCCGGCCACCTACATCGGGCTGTGGGACGACATTCGCGCGCTGTTCGCCAGCACGCAGGAGTCCAAGGCGCGCGGCTACGGGCCGGGGCGCTTCAGCTTCAACGTGAAGGGCGGCCGCTGCGAGGCGTGCAAGGGCGACGGCCAGATCAAGATCGAAATGCACTTCCTCCCCGACATCTACGTGCCGTGCGAGGAATGCGGCGGGTCGCGCTACAATCGCGAGACGCTGCTCGTCACCTATCGCGGCAAGACCATCGCCGACGTGCTGGCCATGACGGTGGAAGAGGCGCTGCAGTTCTTCGAGAACATCCCGGCCATCAAGCGCAAGCTCCAGACGCTGTTCGACGTGGGGCTCGGCTACATCCATCTGGGCCAGTCCGCCACCACGCTGTCGGGCGGCGAGGCCCAGCGCGTGAAGCTTGCAAGCGAGCTGCAGCGCCGCCAAACCGGCAAGACGTTCTACATCCTCGACGAGCCGACCACCGGTCTGCATTTCGAGGACGTGCGCCAGCTGCTGGAAGTGCTGCAGCGGCTCGTCGATTCCGGCAACACCGTGCTCGTCATCGAACACAACCTCGACGTCATCGCGAGCGCCGACCACCTTGTCGACCTCGGCCCGGAAGGCGGCGACAAGGGCGGCACAGTCGTCGCCGTCGGCACGCCGGAAGAGGTGGCGAAGGTGCCGGAAAGCCATACGGGGCGGTTTCTCGAGCGCCTGTTTGTGGCCCGCGGCCACAAGTCGTAA
- a CDS encoding GNAT family N-acetyltransferase, translating to MEFRQSRLDDIDDINAVFADGRASLRALGIDQWQNSYPTPEVVRGDIEQGHGFVAVDEDGSIVGIASALFIGEKIYDDLDGPGWLTDSLSHEPRYCTIHRVAVSARATGKGVGRFMIESIEALARENGSESVRVDTHRGNAPMRNLLLKCGYTECGVVHVLHVAETTTERIAYEKLIEHNAADEATGN from the coding sequence ATGGAGTTTCGACAGTCACGTCTTGACGACATCGACGACATCAATGCCGTTTTTGCCGACGGCCGCGCTTCTCTCAGAGCGCTTGGCATCGACCAGTGGCAGAACAGCTACCCCACGCCCGAGGTCGTGCGCGGCGACATAGAGCAGGGTCACGGGTTCGTCGCCGTCGATGAGGACGGCTCTATCGTCGGCATCGCGTCTGCCCTGTTCATCGGCGAGAAAATCTACGACGACCTCGACGGTCCAGGCTGGCTCACCGACAGCCTCTCCCACGAGCCGCGCTATTGCACCATCCATCGCGTGGCCGTTTCGGCGCGGGCGACCGGCAAGGGCGTCGGGCGCTTCATGATCGAGTCCATCGAAGCGCTTGCTCGCGAAAACGGCTCCGAAAGCGTGCGCGTGGACACCCATCGCGGCAACGCGCCTATGCGCAACCTGTTGTTGAAGTGCGGATACACGGAATGCGGCGTCGTGCACGTGCTGCATGTCGCCGAGACCACCACCGAGCGCATCGCCTACGAAAAGCTCATCGAGCACAACGCCGCGGACGAGGCGACCGGCAACTAG
- a CDS encoding alcohol dehydrogenase: protein MATARREKIALCIFALLILGSLGGLLWYLVAGHSWNVAATNIDDTFGSMAGYNVVLYEGSEELDEKRHQKASLKTLEKESGAVKDEKPSAASAAKASALPLTIENVEESYEEKDASAFVLDIENPLLYQEGTILRRGDKRFGVISVETVADRPDLREAVKEFEAAAVDMVIAIAPKKGLVKGVDGIDVAICTEELDLLAMGKTIDATLYVAPPEHGSVGAILVSPSNVVSAKVITEL, encoded by the coding sequence ATGGCTACTGCACGACGAGAAAAAATCGCCCTCTGTATCTTTGCGCTTCTCATCCTCGGCAGTCTTGGCGGACTGCTGTGGTACCTTGTCGCGGGCCATTCCTGGAACGTCGCCGCCACGAACATCGACGACACGTTCGGGTCCATGGCAGGCTACAACGTCGTTTTGTACGAGGGGTCCGAAGAACTTGATGAAAAGCGTCATCAAAAGGCGAGTCTGAAAACACTCGAGAAAGAGAGCGGCGCCGTCAAGGACGAAAAGCCGTCTGCGGCAAGCGCCGCCAAGGCCTCGGCTTTGCCGCTCACGATCGAAAACGTCGAAGAAAGCTACGAAGAGAAGGACGCTTCGGCGTTCGTGCTTGACATCGAGAACCCCCTGCTTTATCAAGAGGGGACCATCCTGCGGCGCGGCGACAAGCGTTTCGGCGTCATCAGCGTGGAGACCGTTGCCGACCGGCCCGATCTGCGCGAGGCCGTCAAGGAGTTCGAGGCCGCAGCGGTCGACATGGTCATCGCCATTGCTCCGAAAAAAGGCCTCGTGAAAGGCGTGGACGGGATCGATGTGGCCATTTGCACCGAAGAGCTTGACCTTCTGGCCATGGGCAAGACGATCGACGCCACCTTGTACGTGGCGCCGCCCGAGCACGGAAGCGTCGGCGCCATCCTCGTCTCGCCGAGCAACGTCGTGTCGGCGAAGGTCATCACGGAGCTTTAG
- a CDS encoding SIMPL domain-containing protein: protein MPRFVQIGAVVHKEFGPDTMVVDIRIEGGDHDREACIASYNARFSALRNALLATGLEASEIQSDRLDIAACQTSKTKRERGFHRGGAAEGYEYRSSIAVEVPVSKRTLERLWKAVVDTDKGADFCIRFKLKDEDTAKAELLCEAVTEGRKRAEVLASAAGERLGRVLSISHDFTDEEEWFGSSLDMDNEDDEASKASPSAAPEFNPATIEVECSVSVEWELLD from the coding sequence ATGCCGCGCTTTGTTCAGATCGGCGCTGTCGTGCACAAGGAGTTCGGGCCCGACACCATGGTGGTGGACATCCGCATCGAAGGGGGAGACCACGACCGCGAGGCGTGCATCGCCTCGTACAACGCCCGCTTCTCGGCGCTGCGAAACGCGCTTCTGGCAACCGGGCTGGAAGCGAGCGAGATCCAAAGCGACCGCTTGGACATCGCGGCCTGCCAGACTTCCAAAACGAAGCGCGAACGGGGATTCCATCGGGGCGGCGCGGCGGAGGGCTACGAATACCGCTCGAGCATCGCCGTCGAGGTGCCTGTGTCGAAGCGCACGCTCGAGCGGCTGTGGAAGGCGGTCGTCGACACGGACAAGGGCGCCGACTTCTGCATCCGCTTCAAGCTGAAGGACGAGGATACGGCAAAAGCCGAGCTTTTGTGCGAGGCGGTGACCGAAGGACGCAAGCGGGCCGAAGTGCTTGCGAGCGCCGCCGGCGAGCGGCTCGGGCGCGTGCTGAGCATCTCACACGACTTCACCGACGAAGAGGAATGGTTCGGCAGCAGCTTGGACATGGACAACGAAGACGACGAAGCCTCGAAGGCAAGCCCGTCTGCCGCGCCGGAGTTCAATCCCGCGACGATCGAGGTGGAGTGCTCCGTCAGCGTCGAATGGGAGCTGCTGGACTGA
- a CDS encoding PhoH family protein, whose translation MNETEDITITVPAAVSAADLVGPADAHLRLVEESFDASVLVRGDSVTVSGDADEVGHIAKLLSDFIDVLGRGEPLTEAYVRKAIDLCRTAEFAPSAWRDDVLHVYKGKAIRPKTAGQKRYVDAIRSHVITFGIGPAGTGKTYLAMAMALSALSYKEVGRIILTRPIVEAGENLGFLPGTLTEKVDPYIRPLYDALFAMMDGEKAHRLIEQGTIEIAPLAFMRGRTLDDSFVILDEAQNTTPEQMKMFLTRLGFGSRMVVTGDVTQTDLPRGASGLAPVESILQGIPKIAFCHFSGTDVVRHSLVGEIIAAYARAEERKSCGHTDQL comes from the coding sequence ATGAATGAGACTGAAGATATAACAATTACCGTTCCGGCTGCCGTTTCGGCGGCCGATCTCGTAGGGCCTGCCGACGCGCACCTGCGCCTGGTCGAGGAAAGCTTCGACGCCTCCGTTTTGGTGCGGGGCGATTCCGTCACGGTCAGCGGCGACGCCGACGAGGTGGGACACATTGCCAAGCTGCTGTCCGACTTCATCGACGTCCTCGGCCGGGGAGAGCCGCTGACGGAAGCCTACGTGCGCAAGGCCATCGACCTGTGCCGCACGGCCGAATTCGCGCCGAGCGCGTGGCGCGACGACGTGCTGCACGTCTACAAAGGCAAAGCCATCCGTCCGAAAACGGCTGGTCAGAAGCGTTATGTCGATGCCATTCGCTCGCATGTCATCACGTTTGGCATCGGGCCGGCCGGCACGGGCAAGACCTATCTGGCCATGGCGATGGCGCTTTCGGCACTGTCGTACAAAGAGGTCGGCCGCATCATCCTCACGCGGCCCATCGTGGAGGCGGGCGAGAACCTCGGCTTTCTGCCCGGCACCCTCACCGAAAAGGTCGATCCCTACATCCGGCCGCTCTATGACGCGCTGTTCGCCATGATGGACGGCGAGAAGGCCCACCGCCTCATCGAACAGGGCACGATCGAGATCGCGCCGCTCGCCTTCATGCGCGGTCGCACGCTCGACGACAGTTTCGTCATCCTCGACGAGGCCCAAAACACCACGCCCGAGCAGATGAAGATGTTCCTGACGCGGCTTGGCTTCGGATCCCGGATGGTCGTGACCGGCGACGTCACCCAGACCGACTTGCCGCGCGGAGCTTCGGGCCTGGCTCCGGTCGAATCGATTCTGCAAGGCATCCCCAAGATCGCCTTTTGCCATTTCAGCGGAACCGACGTGGTGCGCCATTCCCTGGTCGGCGAGATCATCGCCGCCTATGCGCGCGCAGAAGAAAGGAAGAGCTGTGGACATACAGATCAACTATGA
- the ybeY gene encoding rRNA maturation RNase YbeY, whose product MDIQINYDYRKEDLERFPLHELARYVLTQEDEPSETEVSVSFVTNEVIAELNEKYRKKSGPTDVLSFECDGADADLAAMTLAQDPVFQLGDVVIAPDVATQQTMEYNTTFEEEISLLMVHGLLHLCGYDHIEDDEAVIMEKREAEILEAWSKR is encoded by the coding sequence GTGGACATACAGATCAACTATGATTACCGAAAGGAAGACCTCGAGCGCTTCCCCTTGCATGAGCTGGCCCGATACGTGCTCACCCAGGAAGACGAGCCGTCCGAGACCGAAGTTTCCGTGTCATTTGTGACCAACGAGGTCATCGCTGAGCTCAACGAGAAGTACCGGAAGAAGTCCGGCCCCACCGACGTGCTGTCGTTCGAGTGCGACGGCGCTGACGCCGACCTTGCGGCCATGACGCTCGCGCAGGATCCGGTCTTCCAGCTTGGCGACGTCGTCATCGCGCCGGACGTGGCAACCCAGCAGACGATGGAGTACAACACCACGTTCGAGGAAGAGATCAGCCTGCTCATGGTTCATGGCCTTTTGCACCTGTGCGGCTATGACCACATCGAAGACGACGAAGCCGTCATCATGGAGAAGCGCGAGGCCGAGATCCTCGAAGCCTGGTCGAAGCGGTAG
- a CDS encoding diacylglycerol kinase family protein, whose protein sequence is MASSDGGRTCAPANPSEPDAGAGGCADEGFVRNADSKSARAPYDLACAFRNAGAGVRYAFSSQRNMKIHAAVGVAALLLGAVLGISPLEWAVVAVCIGVVFAAECVNTAIESVVDLVSPDYHILAKHAKDAAAGAVLVCAVASVVVAALIFVPALASLF, encoded by the coding sequence ATGGCGAGCAGCGACGGCGGGCGCACCTGCGCGCCCGCGAATCCAAGCGAGCCAGACGCGGGCGCTGGTGGGTGCGCAGACGAAGGCTTCGTGCGCAACGCGGACTCGAAGTCTGCCCGCGCTCCCTACGACCTGGCCTGCGCCTTTCGCAACGCCGGCGCCGGGGTGCGCTATGCGTTTTCGAGCCAGCGCAACATGAAGATCCATGCCGCCGTCGGCGTCGCGGCGCTGCTGCTCGGGGCGGTGCTGGGCATTTCGCCTCTCGAATGGGCCGTCGTCGCCGTGTGCATCGGCGTCGTCTTTGCGGCGGAATGCGTCAACACGGCCATCGAATCGGTCGTCGATCTCGTGTCGCCCGACTACCACATTCTCGCAAAGCATGCGAAGGACGCCGCCGCCGGGGCCGTGCTCGTGTGCGCCGTCGCGTCCGTCGTCGTCGCGGCCCTTATTTTCGTCCCGGCGCTGGCATCTTTGTTCTGA
- the era gene encoding GTPase Era yields MGNDPTFSTDSSALWQQDGDFKSGFVTLIGRPNAGKSTLLNTVMGKKVAITSSTAQTTRHRFRAILTRDEFQMIIVDTPGLHKPHDALGEELNASALKALEDVDVIAFVVDASQPIGRGDEWVVEQLKSLDSKKICVLSKMDLVTSEQLAAQQKAAMDLLLWDAMVGLSSKTGYNVEAFVEEVSYLLPPGPAWFPTDMETDQPIEVVIAEFIREKILRSFTEEVPHAIGVAVDSLEYVRAKDLHRIRATIYVERESQKGIIIGKGGAAIKSIGTQARGDLELLLGTKVYLDLMVKVKKNWRRDENQIRRFGYGEGL; encoded by the coding sequence ATGGGCAACGACCCTACTTTCTCGACAGACTCCTCCGCCCTCTGGCAGCAGGACGGCGACTTCAAATCCGGCTTCGTCACGCTCATCGGGCGGCCGAACGCAGGCAAATCGACCCTGCTCAACACCGTCATGGGCAAAAAGGTCGCCATCACGTCGTCCACGGCGCAGACCACGCGCCACCGCTTTCGCGCCATCCTGACGCGCGACGAGTTCCAGATGATCATCGTCGACACGCCCGGCTTGCACAAGCCTCACGACGCGCTCGGCGAAGAACTGAACGCCTCCGCCTTGAAGGCGCTTGAAGACGTCGACGTCATCGCGTTCGTGGTCGACGCGTCCCAGCCCATCGGCCGGGGCGACGAGTGGGTGGTCGAGCAGCTGAAAAGCCTCGACTCAAAGAAGATTTGCGTGCTGTCGAAGATGGACCTCGTGACGAGCGAGCAGCTGGCCGCCCAGCAAAAGGCGGCGATGGATCTGCTGCTGTGGGACGCCATGGTGGGTCTCAGCTCGAAAACGGGCTACAACGTGGAAGCCTTCGTCGAGGAAGTGTCCTACCTGCTGCCGCCTGGGCCTGCATGGTTCCCGACCGACATGGAAACCGACCAGCCCATCGAGGTGGTCATCGCCGAGTTCATCCGCGAAAAGATCCTGCGCTCGTTCACCGAAGAGGTGCCCCACGCCATCGGGGTGGCCGTCGACTCGCTCGAATACGTTCGCGCGAAGGACCTGCACCGCATCCGCGCCACCATCTATGTGGAGCGCGAAAGCCAGAAAGGCATCATCATCGGGAAGGGCGGCGCAGCCATCAAGAGCATCGGCACGCAGGCCCGCGGCGACCTTGAGCTTTTGCTCGGCACGAAGGTCTACCTCGACCTCATGGTCAAAGTGAAGAAGAATTGGAGACGGGACGAGAATCAAATCCGCCGGTTCGGATACGGCGAAGGACTGTAA
- a CDS encoding PASTA domain-containing protein, whose amino-acid sequence MICPNCQRENRSTAKFCDECGCSLASAGDVRPDEAEPGENAAGRAASDEADARPSDDADAAAGAMAADDPTERAASEEREASAEVSAAEEGAADADEAAEPGGGDAAKTSRLPNDLTPFVPLKSREAAETGPKIDLSGIDECLVDSSYQPPKNAWRTGDTMELPPLEGAQTSRPREFRADNDKPQKRRVSIAAIVFGCLVIALGIGAFATYSLEMWGGKIVPDVVGKTQTDAEYLLGEKSFSVQVNEVPSDETQGIVLSMVPSAGGRVDADMSVVINVSVPRIVPDVVQDQRDVAVTRLQESGITSVVFEAERSSEHPGTVLAVDPKPGVQVSGAEEVTLTLAEPYTVPDVAGMKSEEAVRAIEEAGYVATITYDTKDAEENDVVLSSKPDEGETLDPGSSVELVVSMSRSATLVDITEEFLQDLKDSKEPLHATNNGMSYLIESIDSVSFDHDETTAFEITASDPAATDTNAVSRVKGTITWDPTNYVVSIDVES is encoded by the coding sequence ATGATCTGCCCGAACTGCCAGAGAGAAAACCGCTCCACCGCCAAGTTCTGCGACGAATGCGGCTGTTCCTTGGCGAGCGCGGGCGATGTGCGTCCTGATGAGGCCGAACCCGGCGAGAACGCGGCGGGGCGCGCGGCCTCTGACGAAGCGGACGCACGCCCGAGCGACGATGCTGACGCGGCGGCAGGCGCCATGGCCGCCGACGATCCGACCGAGCGCGCGGCTTCGGAAGAGCGCGAAGCATCTGCGGAAGTCTCGGCGGCAGAAGAAGGCGCAGCCGACGCCGACGAGGCGGCTGAGCCAGGCGGCGGCGACGCGGCGAAAACGTCGCGGCTGCCCAACGACCTGACGCCGTTCGTTCCCCTCAAATCGCGCGAGGCGGCTGAGACCGGCCCGAAGATCGACCTGTCCGGCATCGACGAGTGCCTGGTCGATTCCAGCTACCAGCCGCCGAAAAACGCTTGGCGCACGGGCGACACGATGGAGCTGCCGCCGCTCGAAGGCGCTCAAACGTCGCGCCCCCGCGAATTCCGGGCCGACAACGACAAGCCCCAGAAGCGCCGCGTGAGCATCGCCGCCATCGTCTTCGGCTGTCTCGTCATTGCGCTCGGCATCGGCGCCTTCGCCACGTATTCCCTGGAAATGTGGGGCGGCAAGATCGTGCCTGACGTGGTGGGGAAGACCCAGACCGACGCCGAATACCTGCTCGGCGAGAAGTCGTTCTCCGTCCAGGTCAACGAGGTTCCGTCCGACGAAACGCAAGGCATCGTGCTGTCGATGGTGCCTTCGGCCGGCGGCCGGGTGGACGCCGACATGAGCGTCGTCATCAACGTGTCCGTTCCGCGCATCGTGCCCGATGTGGTGCAGGACCAGCGCGACGTGGCCGTGACGCGCCTGCAGGAAAGCGGCATCACGTCCGTCGTTTTCGAGGCCGAGCGATCAAGCGAGCATCCCGGCACCGTGCTGGCGGTCGATCCCAAGCCGGGGGTGCAGGTCAGCGGTGCCGAAGAGGTGACGCTGACGCTGGCCGAGCCCTACACGGTGCCCGACGTGGCAGGCATGAAGAGCGAAGAGGCCGTGCGCGCGATCGAAGAGGCCGGGTACGTCGCCACGATAACCTACGACACGAAAGACGCCGAAGAAAACGACGTCGTGCTGTCATCGAAGCCGGACGAAGGCGAGACGCTCGATCCCGGCTCAAGCGTCGAGCTCGTCGTGTCGATGTCGCGCAGCGCCACGCTCGTGGACATCACCGAGGAATTCCTGCAGGACCTGAAAGACTCGAAAGAGCCGCTGCACGCCACGAACAACGGCATGTCCTACCTGATCGAGTCGATCGATTCGGTGTCGTTCGACCATGACGAGACGACGGCCTTCGAGATCACGGCGAGCGACCCCGCCGCCACCGACACCAACGCCGTTTCCCGCGTGAAAGGCACCATCACCTGGGATCCGACCAACTACGTCGTCAG